From the genome of Solidesulfovibrio carbinolicus, one region includes:
- a CDS encoding HAMP domain-containing methyl-accepting chemotaxis protein, with protein MANTTKFFQRVSVKLSISYIVLVVALIAVGFTGYYAAKVISGNLETLFTRLLPSIDKLIEADRDLHQLLVAERSMLFTDTSDERFKKLQKAYADNLKQTKERFGVFKSLMTTPEEKQFAAEFDQALAKWEATSAKVVKARLADTEASTAEAMALSMGQADEQFEFMREFINKLTELNLNYAEVRNAESKALYEKTEVIIASLTGAMILFAAITGLLITRGLLRRLGGEPEEIAAMARQVAVGDLSLTFHDGAHPQSIYAAMRAMVASSAEVAQAVAKLAQGDLDVNIAPRCEADGLMRSLATLIAAEKDIADLAGKLALGDLDVAVAKRSENDRLLAAIERLVAAEKDIAAIMGRLSKGELAVAVTPRDPADRLLHSLRGMITRVSAVIREVQDGSVNVASGSEQLSASSSALSQGSTEQAAAIEESSSAMEQMASSIGQTADNAKQTEAIAVKAARDAKASGEAVVQTKSAMKAITGKISIIEEIARQTDLLALNAAVEAARAGEHGRGFAVVASEVRKLAERSQAAAAEITNLAATSTDIAETAGQLLEKLVPDIQRTAELVQEINAASQEQSQGASQVNQALQQLDQVIQQNAAAAEEIASTSEELSAQAAQLQQTSAFFRVERDEDEDNLRPAAASGRRAFIPPTTAGKALPRPTGGKTGGSLISLDEEDPADSRFERY; from the coding sequence ATGGCGAACACCACAAAATTTTTCCAACGGGTCAGCGTCAAGCTGTCGATCAGCTACATTGTGCTGGTTGTCGCCCTGATCGCGGTGGGCTTTACCGGCTACTACGCAGCCAAGGTCATCAGCGGCAATCTGGAGACGCTTTTCACGCGGTTGTTGCCAAGCATCGACAAGCTTATCGAAGCGGACCGGGATCTGCATCAACTGCTCGTGGCCGAGCGCTCCATGCTCTTTACGGACACCAGCGACGAGCGCTTCAAGAAACTGCAGAAAGCCTACGCCGACAATCTCAAGCAGACCAAGGAGCGTTTCGGCGTATTCAAGTCCCTCATGACCACGCCCGAGGAAAAGCAGTTCGCCGCTGAGTTCGACCAGGCCCTGGCCAAGTGGGAGGCGACTTCCGCCAAGGTGGTCAAGGCCCGGCTGGCCGACACCGAGGCGTCCACGGCCGAGGCCATGGCCCTGTCCATGGGCCAGGCCGACGAGCAATTCGAATTCATGCGGGAGTTCATCAACAAACTGACCGAACTCAATTTGAATTACGCCGAGGTCCGCAACGCCGAATCCAAGGCGCTGTATGAAAAGACCGAGGTGATCATCGCCTCTCTTACCGGGGCCATGATCCTTTTCGCCGCCATCACCGGCCTGCTCATCACGCGGGGGCTGTTACGCCGTCTTGGCGGCGAGCCTGAGGAGATCGCGGCCATGGCCCGGCAGGTGGCCGTGGGCGACCTGTCCCTGACGTTTCATGACGGGGCGCACCCCCAGAGCATTTACGCGGCCATGCGGGCCATGGTGGCCTCCTCGGCCGAGGTGGCCCAGGCCGTGGCCAAGCTGGCCCAGGGCGACCTGGACGTGAACATCGCGCCGCGCTGCGAGGCCGACGGCCTCATGCGCTCCCTGGCCACGCTGATTGCCGCCGAGAAGGACATCGCCGATCTGGCCGGCAAGCTGGCCCTGGGCGACCTGGACGTGGCCGTGGCCAAACGTTCGGAAAACGACCGCCTGTTGGCCGCCATCGAGCGGCTGGTGGCCGCCGAAAAGGACATCGCCGCCATCATGGGCCGCTTAAGCAAGGGCGAGCTGGCCGTGGCCGTCACGCCGCGCGACCCGGCCGACCGGCTGCTCCATTCCCTACGCGGCATGATCACCCGGGTCAGCGCCGTCATCCGCGAGGTCCAGGACGGCTCGGTGAACGTGGCCTCAGGCAGCGAGCAGCTCTCGGCCTCGTCCTCGGCCCTGTCCCAAGGGTCCACCGAACAGGCCGCCGCCATTGAGGAATCCTCATCGGCCATGGAGCAGATGGCCTCCAGCATCGGCCAGACCGCCGACAACGCCAAACAGACCGAAGCCATCGCCGTCAAGGCCGCCCGGGACGCCAAGGCCTCGGGCGAGGCCGTGGTCCAGACCAAGTCCGCCATGAAGGCCATCACCGGCAAGATTTCCATCATCGAGGAGATCGCCCGGCAAACCGATCTGCTCGCCTTAAACGCCGCCGTGGAAGCGGCCCGGGCCGGCGAACATGGACGCGGCTTCGCCGTGGTGGCCTCGGAGGTGCGCAAGCTCGCCGAGCGCAGCCAGGCCGCCGCCGCCGAGATCACCAATCTGGCCGCCACCTCCACCGACATCGCCGAAACCGCCGGCCAACTGCTGGAAAAGCTCGTGCCCGACATCCAGCGCACGGCCGAGCTGGTCCAGGAAATAAACGCCGCCAGCCAGGAGCAAAGCCAGGGTGCCAGCCAGGTCAACCAGGCCCTGCAGCAGCTCGACCAGGTCATCCAGCAAAACGCCGCCGCCGCCGAGGAAATCGCCTCCACCTCGGAGGAACTCTCGGCCCAGGCCGCCCAGCTCCAGCAGACCAGCGCCTTTTTCCGGGTGGAGCGCGACGAGGACGAGGACAACCTCCGCCCGGCCGCCGCATCGGGCCGACGCGCCTTCATACCGCCGACCACGGCCGGCAAGGCCCTGCCGCGCCCGACCGGCGGCAAGACCGGCGGGTCGCTCATCAGTCTGGACGAGGAGGACCCGGCCGACAGCCGGTTCGAGCGCTACTAG
- a CDS encoding GGDEF domain-containing protein translates to MPHHPSPPSAPSRRLTALVAEADPAVAALLAEALGPRSALVTARTLAEAKAALALGRPDLAVVSARLPDGPTAPLLASLVGGESPPSVFLAGTPGDIAAVLAAVALPGLRLLPLPLSPGLAEAALDEAAADIAARRHAEDGWRLAKRLLDEIPHLSAIFAGGELLGLNRAFLRFLGVGSLGEFKAKGTPLERFLAEPPAEGLAAWAGRLPDDALDRDHRLHLVHPDRPDAAPHVFQAAVSRLPGRSRCLLMLADVTELELERRELLDLANRDPLTRTLNRRKLGDVLEAETARAARYATPFSLALLDIDHFKHINDSHGHDAGDAVLVELARRLTASLRQVDRLARFGGEEFVVAAPGIDLAGAAELAERLRRAVADEPFAGVGRVTASFGLAAWRPGDSPEDLLKRADAALYRAKDGGRNRVEREAPPQTEVR, encoded by the coding sequence ATGCCGCATCATCCCAGTCCGCCAAGCGCTCCTTCCCGCCGTCTCACGGCCCTGGTGGCCGAGGCCGATCCGGCCGTGGCCGCGCTTTTGGCCGAGGCCCTTGGCCCCAGGTCCGCCCTGGTCACGGCCCGGACCCTGGCCGAGGCCAAAGCCGCCCTGGCCCTGGGCCGGCCCGATCTGGCCGTGGTGTCCGCGCGGCTGCCAGACGGCCCCACGGCCCCGCTTTTGGCCTCCCTGGTGGGCGGCGAGAGCCCTCCGTCCGTGTTCCTGGCCGGCACGCCCGGAGACATCGCGGCGGTCCTGGCCGCCGTGGCCCTGCCCGGGCTGCGCCTGCTCCCCCTGCCGCTGTCGCCGGGACTGGCCGAGGCCGCCCTGGACGAAGCCGCCGCCGACATCGCTGCCCGCCGCCACGCCGAGGACGGCTGGCGTCTGGCCAAGCGGCTTTTGGACGAAATCCCCCATCTTTCGGCCATTTTCGCCGGCGGCGAACTCCTTGGCCTCAACCGGGCCTTCCTGCGCTTTCTCGGCGTGGGGAGCCTTGGCGAATTCAAGGCCAAGGGGACGCCCCTGGAACGTTTCCTGGCCGAGCCGCCGGCCGAAGGCCTGGCCGCCTGGGCCGGCCGTCTGCCCGACGACGCCCTGGACCGCGACCACCGTCTGCATCTGGTGCATCCCGACCGGCCCGACGCCGCGCCCCACGTCTTTCAGGCGGCCGTCAGCCGCCTGCCCGGACGCAGCCGATGCCTGCTCATGCTGGCCGACGTCACCGAACTGGAGCTGGAACGCCGGGAACTGCTCGACCTGGCCAACCGCGATCCCCTGACCCGCACCCTTAACCGGCGCAAGCTCGGCGACGTCCTGGAGGCCGAGACCGCCCGGGCCGCCCGCTACGCCACGCCGTTCTCCCTGGCCCTGCTGGACATCGACCACTTCAAGCACATAAACGATAGCCACGGCCACGACGCCGGCGACGCCGTGCTGGTGGAGCTGGCCCGGCGTCTCACGGCCAGCCTGCGTCAGGTGGACCGGCTGGCCCGGTTTGGCGGCGAGGAATTCGTGGTGGCCGCGCCGGGCATCGATCTGGCCGGCGCGGCCGAGCTGGCCGAGCGCCTGCGCCGGGCCGTGGCCGACGAACCCTTTGCCGGGGTCGGCCGGGTGACGGCCAGCTTCGGCCTGGCCGCCTGGCGGCCGGGCGACAGCCCCGAGGATCTGCTCAAACGCGCCGACGCGGCCCTGTACCGGGCCAAGGACGGCGGACGCAACCGGGTGGAGCGCGAAGCGCCCCCGCAAACCGAAGTACGGTAA
- the ahbA gene encoding siroheme decarboxylase subunit alpha, which produces MDATDKRILDLIQTGFPIAPRPYAAIGEQVGLTEAEALARVRALRASGIIRRIGANFQSAKIGFKSTLCAAAVPEDKFEAFTKAVNEHPGVTHNYLRAHGYNIWFTMIGPSREAIRQDLAAITEQTGVAILNLPADRLFKIRVDFAMSD; this is translated from the coding sequence ATGGACGCCACCGACAAGCGCATTCTCGACCTCATCCAGACCGGATTCCCCATTGCCCCGCGCCCCTATGCCGCCATCGGCGAGCAGGTGGGCCTGACCGAAGCCGAAGCCCTGGCCCGGGTGCGGGCCCTGCGGGCCTCGGGCATCATCCGCCGCATCGGGGCCAACTTCCAGTCGGCGAAAATCGGCTTCAAATCCACCCTGTGCGCCGCCGCCGTGCCCGAGGACAAGTTCGAGGCCTTCACCAAGGCCGTCAACGAACACCCCGGCGTCACCCACAACTACCTGCGCGCCCATGGCTACAACATCTGGTTCACCATGATCGGCCCTTCCCGGGAAGCCATCCGCCAGGACCTGGCCGCCATCACCGAACAAACCGGCGTGGCCATCCTCAATCTGCCCGCCGACCGGCTGTTCAAGATCCGCGTGGACTTCGCCATGAGCGATTAG
- the trxC gene encoding thioredoxin TrxC, with amino-acid sequence MSEADAIHAVCPACRAVNRVQTGRLDSGPVCGKCRAPILSPHPVTLTSANFDVFLAKSDLPVVVDFWAPWCGPCRGMAPAFDQAAAMLHPRVILAKCDTEAETAIASRMRIQGVPTLALFQGGREKARISGARSAADIVSWVRHNA; translated from the coding sequence ATGTCTGAAGCCGACGCCATCCACGCCGTGTGCCCGGCCTGCCGGGCCGTCAATCGGGTGCAGACCGGCCGCCTGGACAGCGGGCCGGTATGCGGCAAATGCCGCGCGCCCATCCTGTCCCCCCATCCCGTGACCCTGACTTCGGCCAACTTCGACGTGTTCCTGGCCAAGTCCGATCTACCGGTGGTGGTGGATTTCTGGGCCCCCTGGTGCGGCCCCTGCCGGGGCATGGCTCCGGCCTTCGACCAGGCCGCGGCCATGCTCCACCCCCGGGTGATCCTGGCCAAGTGCGACACCGAGGCCGAGACGGCCATTGCTTCCCGGATGCGCATCCAGGGCGTGCCGACCCTGGCCCTGTTCCAGGGCGGCCGCGAAAAAGCCCGGATCTCTGGAGCGCGAAGCGCCGCCGACATCGTCTCCTGGGTCCGCCACAACGCCTGA
- a CDS encoding methyl-accepting chemotaxis protein — MFKNVRVGYKLGGGFALVIAIFIALALQQALTMEHLGVIQDEGARRSKDSQAIMDVSLRVSNFYSVIGDAQINRNLAETHKHLTRVREQSKADIRTVLASVDTAEERELASQFSDSYKEYIDILDKKMLPRLEAIAQAQVKHESVESLEAEVRELDHQADELREATLKPLAGIAEALAKENLAGDAAFDAERAMATRVLIGLTALGTVLALIVSVLTARGITKPLAAGIAYAQALAQGDLEQSLEVRQRDELGRLADALRLVADSERQVAEQAGHMARGDLSADLSPRGPKDSLLISMAKLAASEREVAEQAGRIADGDLRVAVAKRSENDVLLEAFGKMIDALTGIALDLQAGADNVAAGSEELSASAEAISQGATEQAAAVEQSSSSMEEMSAGIQQNADNARQTEAIAAAAARDAKASGEAMTQTMAAMKEIAGKINIIEEIARQTDLLALNAAVEAARAGEHGRGFAVVASEVRKLAERSQQAASEITNLAKDSTEVAVAANGLLAQLVPNIQRTADLVQEISAASQEQSSGVVQINKALQQLDQTVQQNASASEELASTAEELSGQAEQLRATIAFFQIDLPRHAPPASSRRAMPGRGKPALAPGKKATQGARIELADKGQDSDFESF; from the coding sequence ATGTTTAAAAACGTCAGAGTGGGCTACAAGTTAGGCGGCGGTTTTGCCCTGGTCATCGCCATTTTCATCGCCCTGGCCCTGCAACAAGCCCTGACCATGGAACACCTGGGCGTGATCCAGGACGAGGGCGCGCGACGCTCCAAAGACAGCCAGGCCATCATGGACGTGTCCCTGCGGGTGAGCAATTTCTACTCGGTCATCGGCGATGCCCAGATCAACCGCAATTTGGCTGAAACTCACAAGCATCTCACTAGGGTCCGGGAACAAAGCAAGGCTGATATTCGAACCGTCCTGGCTTCGGTCGACACGGCCGAGGAACGGGAGCTTGCGAGCCAGTTCTCGGACAGCTACAAAGAATATATTGATATTTTGGATAAAAAAATGCTGCCGCGACTGGAAGCCATTGCACAGGCCCAGGTCAAGCACGAATCTGTTGAAAGCCTGGAAGCCGAAGTGCGCGAGCTTGACCACCAGGCCGACGAGCTGCGCGAGGCCACCCTCAAGCCCTTGGCCGGCATCGCCGAAGCCCTGGCCAAGGAAAATCTGGCCGGCGACGCGGCCTTTGACGCCGAACGCGCCATGGCCACCCGCGTGCTGATCGGCCTGACCGCCCTGGGGACCGTGCTTGCGCTCATCGTCTCCGTGCTGACCGCCCGGGGCATCACCAAGCCCCTGGCCGCCGGCATCGCCTATGCCCAGGCCCTGGCCCAGGGCGATCTGGAACAAAGCCTGGAGGTGCGCCAGCGCGACGAGCTGGGCCGGCTGGCCGATGCCCTGCGGCTGGTGGCCGACTCCGAACGGCAAGTGGCCGAACAGGCCGGCCATATGGCCCGGGGCGACCTCTCGGCTGATCTTTCCCCGCGCGGGCCCAAGGACAGCCTGCTCATCTCCATGGCCAAACTGGCCGCCTCGGAACGGGAAGTGGCCGAACAGGCCGGCCGCATCGCCGACGGCGACCTGCGGGTGGCCGTGGCCAAGCGTTCGGAGAACGACGTCCTGCTTGAAGCCTTCGGCAAAATGATCGACGCCCTGACCGGCATCGCCCTGGACCTCCAAGCCGGGGCCGACAACGTGGCCGCCGGCAGCGAGGAACTCTCGGCCTCGGCCGAGGCCATCTCCCAAGGGGCCACCGAACAGGCCGCCGCCGTGGAACAGTCGTCTTCGTCCATGGAGGAAATGAGCGCCGGCATCCAGCAAAACGCCGATAACGCCCGGCAGACCGAAGCCATCGCCGCCGCCGCCGCCCGGGACGCCAAGGCCTCGGGCGAGGCCATGACCCAGACCATGGCCGCCATGAAGGAGATCGCCGGCAAGATCAACATCATCGAGGAAATAGCCCGGCAAACCGACTTGCTCGCCTTAAACGCCGCCGTGGAAGCGGCCCGGGCCGGCGAGCATGGGCGCGGCTTCGCCGTGGTGGCCTCGGAGGTGCGCAAGCTGGCCGAACGCAGCCAGCAGGCCGCCTCGGAAATCACCAATCTGGCCAAGGACAGCACCGAGGTGGCCGTGGCCGCCAACGGCCTTTTAGCCCAGCTCGTGCCCAACATCCAACGCACCGCCGATCTGGTCCAGGAAATCAGCGCCGCCAGCCAGGAGCAAAGTTCCGGCGTGGTGCAGATCAACAAAGCCTTGCAGCAGCTCGACCAGACCGTGCAGCAAAACGCCAGCGCCTCCGAGGAACTGGCCTCCACCGCCGAGGAGCTTTCCGGCCAGGCCGAACAGCTCCGGGCCACCATCGCCTTTTTCCAGATCGACCTGCCCCGGCATGCTCCGCCCGCGTCGTCGCGCCGGGCCATGCCGGGCCGGGGCAAGCCTGCCCTGGCTCCGGGCAAGAAAGCCACCCAGGGCGCGCGCATCGAACTGGCCGACAAGGGCCAGGACAGCGATTTCGAGAGCTTCTAA
- a CDS encoding FeoB-associated Cys-rich membrane protein yields the protein MDTLIVVVIVAVAAWYVVRKFFGKKGGSCGCGCSGGNGSCGGGSGPDKPSCCEPGKRL from the coding sequence ATGGATACGCTGATTGTTGTCGTGATCGTGGCCGTGGCGGCCTGGTACGTGGTGCGGAAGTTTTTCGGGAAAAAGGGCGGTTCGTGCGGTTGCGGCTGTTCCGGCGGCAACGGTTCCTGCGGCGGCGGGTCGGGGCCGGACAAGCCGTCGTGCTGCGAGCCGGGCAAACGGTTGTAG
- a CDS encoding universal stress protein, protein MDKHLLVTVSDEYHTSQSLRFVHHFFTNRSELKLTLFYVVPRKPDWRLDPIDLEANPEAIVHIEHDKAVHGVPAMAKAKEWLRSMGFGDDQVAVKFSNGKLGTVKEIVRESEEGLYDAAVLGRRGLSWFEEMVTDSISHRILWESLTFPIWICRNPEKGRKNVLVCVDGSEECMRVADHAGFMVRNEPDHNITLLHVCSDDRCIDAEQIFGRALAEIKANGVDDSRIAIKVMTSANPARTILAEANEGKYAAVAIGRTSHKPSSLEHIFATTSLKILRGIDRAALWLCK, encoded by the coding sequence ATGGACAAACATCTGCTGGTGACCGTCAGCGACGAGTACCACACGTCGCAAAGCCTGCGTTTCGTGCACCATTTCTTCACCAACCGCAGCGAACTCAAGCTGACGCTGTTCTATGTCGTGCCGCGAAAGCCCGATTGGCGACTTGACCCCATCGACCTCGAAGCCAATCCCGAGGCCATTGTGCACATCGAGCACGACAAGGCCGTCCACGGCGTGCCGGCCATGGCCAAGGCCAAGGAATGGCTGCGCTCCATGGGATTTGGCGATGATCAGGTGGCGGTGAAATTTTCCAACGGCAAGCTCGGCACGGTCAAGGAGATCGTGCGCGAATCCGAGGAAGGGCTCTACGACGCGGCCGTGCTCGGCCGGCGCGGCCTGTCCTGGTTCGAGGAGATGGTCACGGATTCCATCTCCCATCGCATTTTGTGGGAATCGCTGACCTTCCCCATCTGGATCTGCCGCAATCCGGAAAAAGGCCGCAAGAACGTGCTGGTGTGCGTGGACGGCTCCGAGGAGTGCATGCGCGTGGCCGACCACGCCGGCTTCATGGTCCGCAACGAACCCGACCACAACATCACCCTGCTCCATGTCTGCTCGGACGACCGCTGCATCGACGCCGAACAGATCTTCGGCCGCGCCCTGGCCGAGATCAAGGCTAACGGCGTGGACGACAGCCGCATTGCCATCAAGGTGATGACGTCGGCCAACCCGGCCCGCACCATTCTTGCCGAGGCAAACGAGGGCAAATACGCCGCCGTGGCCATCGGCCGCACCAGCCACAAGCCGTCGTCGCTGGAGCACATCTTCGCCACCACCAGCCTCAAGATCCTGCGCGGCATCGACCGCGCCGCCCTGTGGTTGTGCAAGTAG